Proteins encoded within one genomic window of Mesobacillus subterraneus:
- a CDS encoding DUF84 family protein produces MRVAVGSKNPAKINAVKEAFNEYQYKIISVDAGSGVSEQPISDEETIKGAVNSAIHAAEQGEAEIGIGLEGGVQQTPYGLMLCNWGALAVKGMEPIIAGGARIPLPEEIARQLLLGAELVPVMDEYAQKQNVRKNEGAVGIFTNGQINRSEMFTHVMKLLLGQYEYQIGQSKKTV; encoded by the coding sequence ATGCGAGTTGCAGTGGGTTCAAAGAATCCGGCTAAAATAAACGCTGTAAAAGAAGCTTTTAACGAGTATCAGTACAAAATCATTTCAGTCGATGCTGGATCTGGGGTAAGCGAACAGCCAATCTCTGATGAAGAAACGATCAAAGGGGCAGTCAACAGCGCCATACACGCGGCAGAACAGGGTGAAGCTGAAATCGGCATCGGTCTCGAAGGTGGCGTCCAGCAGACACCTTATGGACTGATGCTTTGTAATTGGGGAGCTCTTGCAGTGAAAGGAATGGAGCCCATCATTGCGGGAGGCGCCAGAATTCCGCTTCCCGAAGAAATTGCCCGGCAATTATTACTAGGTGCCGAACTTGTCCCTGTCATGGATGAGTATGCCCAGAAACAAAACGTCCGAAAAAACGAAGGCGCAGTCGGGATCTTCACAAATGGACAAATCAACAGAAGCGAAATGTTCACTCATGTCATGAAATTGCTATTAGGACAATATGAATATCAAATAGGGCAAAGTAAAAAAACAGTCTAA
- a CDS encoding thioredoxin family protein yields the protein MKNLESMEQFEALKNDGKHIFLFTAGWCPDCRVIEPVLPEIESKYSEYEFVSVDRDDFIDLCIQLDVYGIPSFVAFENGTELGRFVSKNRKTQSEIEKFIEGLA from the coding sequence ATGAAAAACTTGGAATCAATGGAACAGTTCGAAGCGTTGAAAAACGATGGTAAACATATATTTTTATTCACTGCGGGCTGGTGCCCTGACTGCCGTGTAATCGAGCCGGTATTACCTGAAATTGAAAGCAAATACAGCGAATACGAATTCGTGTCTGTGGATCGTGATGACTTCATCGATCTTTGCATCCAGCTCGATGTATATGGAATTCCCAGCTTTGTTGCTTTTGAAAACGGCACGGAACTTGGCCGTTTTGTCAGCAAGAACAGAAAGACACAGTCTGAAATCGAAAAATTTATTGAAGGCCTTGCCTGA
- a CDS encoding DUF1444 domain-containing protein, with protein MDSRKMRKELENRLQHPDRTFSYDREKDQLRIENKNTGRGITIALSGIVAKWQDQKEKAIDEVVYYVSEGLDAMESQLELSGQEKNIFPVIRSTSFPSEAEEGIPFLYDNHTAETRIYYALDLGTTYRLIDAKLLKKEGWSAEQVRETALFNVRSLSVKLKEDRVAENTFYFLNSNDGYDASRILNTSFLNEMKKKMKGTMTVAVPHQDVLIIADVENNTGYDILAQMTMSFFASGRVPITALSFLYEDGELEPIFILGKTKKE; from the coding sequence ATGGATAGCAGAAAAATGCGGAAAGAGTTGGAGAATCGGCTTCAACATCCTGACCGGACTTTTTCCTATGACCGGGAAAAGGATCAGTTGAGAATTGAAAATAAAAACACTGGCCGTGGCATCACCATTGCCCTGTCTGGGATTGTCGCCAAGTGGCAGGATCAAAAGGAAAAAGCGATTGATGAGGTTGTCTATTATGTATCAGAAGGTCTAGATGCGATGGAGAGTCAGCTGGAGCTGTCAGGACAGGAAAAAAATATTTTTCCTGTCATTCGTTCAACGTCATTTCCATCTGAGGCCGAGGAAGGGATTCCGTTCCTTTATGACAATCATACCGCGGAAACAAGGATTTATTACGCTTTGGATTTAGGCACTACATACAGGCTGATTGATGCGAAGCTTTTGAAAAAAGAAGGATGGTCAGCGGAACAGGTTCGCGAGACGGCTTTGTTCAATGTCCGTTCACTCTCCGTAAAATTAAAAGAGGACCGTGTGGCTGAAAACACATTTTATTTCCTGAATTCTAATGACGGCTATGATGCCAGCAGAATTCTTAATACAAGTTTTTTGAATGAAATGAAGAAAAAGATGAAGGGAACCATGACTGTGGCCGTTCCCCATCAAGATGTTTTAATCATCGCAGATGTGGAAAATAACACAGGTTATGATATATTAGCCCAGATGACGATGAGCTTTTTTGCGAGTGGAAGAGTGCCGATTACTGCCCTAAGCTTCCTATATGAAGATGGAGAATTGGAGCCAATCTTTATTTTAGGTAAAACAAAAAAGGAATAG
- a CDS encoding DNA translocase FtsK, producing the protein METLTAAAIPDASSNKQKPLSVEDSRVMVSSKSVEQTQAELAVSSSSSAPMNRQVDRGEIQFIDQKAAAVQPEVQPAAVYDFPPLDLLSPPVFKAPDPEWLSEQEHMLNETLRNFNVGARVVHVTQGPSVTRFEVQPEPGVKVNKITNLSDDIKLSLAAKDIRIEAPIPGKHTIGIEVPNHSSRPVLLSEILQSAGFMELESPLSVDLGLDIAGNPIVTDLKKMPHGLIAGATGSGKSVCINTMLVSLLYKAHPDEVKLLLIDPKMVELAPYNRIPHLVSPVITDVKAATASLKWAVEEMERRYELFAHTGVRDIGRFNELAEKHRRFSDKLPYIVIVIDELADLMMMAPGDVEEAICRIAQKARACGIHLIIATQRPSVDVITGLIKANVPTRIAFSVSSQVDSRTIIDISGAEKLLDRGDMLFLENGSSKPFRLQGNFVTDNEIDDIVAFVREQRAPQYLFEQEELLKKAQITEDEDELFYEACEFVIDQGGASTSSVQRRFKIGYNRAARLIEMMEQQGFISEGKGSKPRDVLITAADLESLQETSTFN; encoded by the coding sequence GTGGAAACATTAACAGCTGCCGCAATCCCGGATGCGTCCTCAAATAAGCAGAAACCTTTATCGGTTGAAGATAGTCGAGTAATGGTTTCATCAAAAAGCGTAGAGCAAACTCAAGCTGAACTGGCTGTGTCGTCTTCCTCTTCTGCACCAATGAACCGTCAGGTCGATCGAGGAGAAATCCAATTCATTGATCAGAAAGCGGCGGCCGTACAGCCAGAGGTCCAACCAGCAGCCGTATATGATTTCCCGCCACTGGATCTTTTGAGTCCACCTGTTTTCAAAGCTCCTGATCCTGAATGGCTTTCGGAGCAGGAGCATATGCTCAATGAGACATTAAGGAATTTTAATGTAGGCGCCAGGGTGGTCCATGTGACACAGGGGCCATCGGTTACCCGTTTTGAGGTACAGCCGGAACCAGGTGTGAAAGTCAATAAGATCACTAATCTATCAGATGACATCAAACTAAGTCTTGCTGCGAAGGATATCCGGATTGAAGCCCCAATACCAGGAAAGCACACAATCGGGATTGAAGTGCCAAACCATTCGAGCAGACCGGTATTATTAAGTGAAATTTTACAGTCTGCAGGTTTTATGGAGCTTGAATCTCCGTTATCAGTGGACCTGGGACTTGATATTGCCGGGAATCCAATCGTCACGGATCTGAAAAAGATGCCTCACGGATTGATTGCCGGTGCCACTGGATCTGGAAAGAGTGTCTGTATCAACACGATGCTTGTAAGCCTGCTTTATAAAGCACATCCAGATGAGGTCAAGCTGTTGCTAATTGATCCTAAAATGGTTGAACTAGCACCTTATAACCGAATACCTCACCTAGTCAGCCCGGTCATCACTGATGTAAAAGCAGCAACAGCCTCGCTGAAGTGGGCGGTTGAGGAAATGGAGCGCCGTTATGAATTGTTCGCACATACAGGAGTCCGTGATATAGGCAGATTTAATGAACTTGCAGAAAAGCATCGCAGGTTTTCTGATAAACTCCCGTATATCGTCATTGTGATTGATGAGCTGGCTGATCTGATGATGATGGCTCCAGGCGATGTGGAAGAGGCAATTTGCCGGATTGCCCAAAAGGCGAGGGCTTGCGGAATCCATTTGATCATTGCGACACAGCGTCCATCCGTTGATGTTATTACAGGCCTGATTAAAGCGAATGTTCCTACAAGAATTGCCTTTTCTGTTTCCTCACAGGTGGATTCCAGGACGATCATCGATATCAGTGGAGCTGAAAAGCTTCTTGACCGAGGGGATATGTTATTCCTTGAAAATGGGTCATCAAAGCCATTCCGTCTGCAGGGCAATTTCGTAACGGATAATGAGATTGATGATATTGTCGCATTTGTCAGGGAGCAGCGGGCTCCACAATACTTGTTTGAACAGGAGGAACTGCTCAAGAAGGCTCAGATCACTGAGGACGAGGATGAGCTTTTCTATGAAGCCTGTGAATTTGTCATCGATCAAGGAGGCGCTTCAACTTCAAGCGTACAGCGCCGTTTTAAGATCGGCTATAACCGGGCGGCAAGACTGATTGAGATGATGGAGCAGCAAGGTTTCATTTCTGAGGGCAAGGGCAGCAAGCCGAGGGATGTACTGATTACTGCTGCGGACCTTGAGTCCCTCCAGGAAACTAGTACATTCAATTAA